Below is a window of Streptomyces sp. NBC_00223 DNA.
TCTTCCTCAGGTCTTCCTCAGGTCTTCCTCAATTCCGCCCGCTTTTCGCTCATTCGGCCGCCCTGCGGTCTAGGGTCCTTCGTACGGGGAATCCCGTCGGACACCACGGCGTTTTCCGCGGGTTCCGCCGGATGAGAAGTGGGGGCCTCATCGTGATATCGGTACGCCGATTCCGCCGCGCCGCCGGGCGCTCCCGCGGCCTGCTCCTCGCCGCCCTCCCCCTGGCCGGAGTGGCCGGACTGGCCGGACTGGCCGCGTGCTCCGGAGCGGGCAGCCCGGCGCCGTCCGGGCCCTCCGCTCGTACCGCCACCGCGTCAGCGACCACCGCCGCCCGGGACTTGGACGCGGCCGCGAAGCCCGCCGTGGCGCTGGTCGACGGATACACGCCCGACGGCTACGGCGGCTCCCCCACGGCGTCCGGCTACGACTGGGCGAGCGGCGCCGGGCAGGAGATCGACGAGACGCTGCCGGGGCATCACCTTTTCCAGATCGCCTGCTCCGGTTCCGGTCCGATCACCGTAAAAGTTTCCGGCCGCTCACCGGGAAAGAACATCGCCTGCGGTGACCGTTCCACCGATTTCCCGTTCAGCGGACAATTCCACGCCGTCGTCAACGGCGACCCGGCGGACCCGGGAACGTACGCCTGGCGCATTCTCGCCGCGCGCTGACCCCTCTCGCGGACGGCCCCCGGGACACACCCGGGGGCCGTCTTCGTGTGCCGCCGCACACCCGCCGGGCTCACCCGATCGAGGGACGCCCTACCCGGTTCGGACACATGACGTACACGTGCCGGTAACGAGGACATCACGGTTGCAGGATCTTGCAGAAAGTTTCTTGCAGCCTCTTTCGCAAGACATTGCATCGCTGTTACGTTCTGCCCCAGCCCGACCGGACGCATGGGGACGGGATGGTCGGCCCCCACGCAGACCAGGGCGAACGCGCACTTCCCTCATCAAGGAGTCAGGTATGCGACGCGGCATATCCGCCGTGGCGATGGCAGCGGCCATCGTTCTCGGGATCACCGCCTGTGGCGGCGGCAACGGCAGTGGCGACAAGAAGGACAGCGGGAGCGAGGCGAAGGACCCGGCCGCGGTGTCGGGCACCGTCACCTACTGGGACACCTCGGACGCCAAGACCGAAGCCCCCACGTACCAGGCGCTGATCAAGGACTTCGAGGCGAAGTACCCGAAGATCAAGGTCAACTACCAGAACGTGGACTTCACCACCGTCGAGCAGAAGTTCAAGGCCGCCGCGCAGAGCGGCAAGGGCGCGCCCGACGTGATCCGTACCGATGTCGGCCTGATCCCCGAGTACGCGTCGCTGCACTACATCGCCCCGCTGGACGGCACCGCCGCCCTCTCCGACACCTCGGACTTCCTGGCCGGTCCGCTGAGCACGGGCAAGTACGAGGACAAGACCTACGGCGTGCCCTCGGTCACCGACACCCTCGGCCTGCTCTACAACAAGAAGATCTTCGCCCAGGCCGGCATCAGCGCGCCGCCGACCACCTGGGACGAGCTGATCGCGGACTCCGCGGCGATCAAGGCGAAGGTGCCCGGCGTGGCCGGCACGTACATGAACCCCGACGCCTACTTCCTGCTGCCGTTCCTCTTCGGCGAGGGCGCCGACCTGGCCGACCCGTCGGCCAAGAAGGTCACCGTCAACTCGCCGGAGGCCGTCAAGGCCGTCACCGAGGCGAAGAAGGTCAACGACACCTCCGGTCTGAAGATCGACTTCGCCAGCGCGTACGACAACATGCAGACCTCGTTCAAGACCGGCAAGGTCGCCATGCTGATCCAGGGCCCCTGGTCCGTCAGCGACGACCTGACCGGCTCGGCCTTCACCGACAAGGCGAACCTCGGCTACGCGCCCGTCCCGGCCGGCTCCACCGGCAAGGCGCTGGCCCCGACCGGCGGCCACGACCTGGCGGTCTACCAGGGCTCGAAGAGCCTGGACGCGGCCTACCTGTTCACGCAGTTCATGACCTCGTCCGCGAGCCAGCAGCAGATCGCGCTGAAGAACGGCACCCTGCCGACCCGTACCTCCGCCTACACCGCCGAGGTCACCGCCAACCCGGAGATCGCCGGCTTCAAGCCGATCATGGAGACCGCCCGGCCCCGCGTCGCGCTCCCGCAGGTCGGCAGCCTCTTCACCCCGCTCCAGCAGCAGTACATCAAGATCCTCCAGAACCAGACCTCCGTCCAGGACGGACTCGACGCGGCCGCCAAGGAGTTCGGCAAGCTGCTGCCCGACTACTCCGTCCAGTAACCGCTCCCGAATCTCCGGACCGGCCGGCCGGGGCCCCGCCCGACTCAGGGCGTACGGGGCCCACGCGCCCGGCCGGCCGGTCCGGTCAGCTCAGGTCACACCGGGCCGGGCCCCGACGGGCCGGGCCGCATCAGTAGCCGCCAGCACGCAAAGAGCCGAGGAGCGATGACCACCGCCACCGTCGACAAACCCGCCCGGGACCAGGGTCCCCGGGCTCCCCGGGCCCCCCGGCCGGGACTTCTGACGTCGATCAGACGGTCCTGGGACAAGCACTGGTACGCCTGGGCCATGATCGCCCCGGTCGTCATCGTGATCGGTGTCCTGGTCATGTACCCGCTGGTGTACGGGATCTATCTGTCCTTCACCAACGCCACCGAGTCCAATGTCGCCAAGAACATCGGCCCGGTGCACATCGACGCCACGTACCACTTCGTCGGTCTGCACAACTACTGGCAGATCCTCTCCGGCCAGGACGGCGACTTCTACCCGCGCCTTGAGTGGACGATCGTCTGGACGGTCTCCTGCGTCGCGATCACCTACGCCATCGGGCTCGGCATGGCGATGCTGCTCAACCGCCCGGTCAGGTTCCGGCTGTTCTACCGGCTGGCGCTGATCCTGCCGTGGGCGGTCCCGGCGTTCAT
It encodes the following:
- a CDS encoding extracellular solute-binding protein, which codes for MRRGISAVAMAAAIVLGITACGGGNGSGDKKDSGSEAKDPAAVSGTVTYWDTSDAKTEAPTYQALIKDFEAKYPKIKVNYQNVDFTTVEQKFKAAAQSGKGAPDVIRTDVGLIPEYASLHYIAPLDGTAALSDTSDFLAGPLSTGKYEDKTYGVPSVTDTLGLLYNKKIFAQAGISAPPTTWDELIADSAAIKAKVPGVAGTYMNPDAYFLLPFLFGEGADLADPSAKKVTVNSPEAVKAVTEAKKVNDTSGLKIDFASAYDNMQTSFKTGKVAMLIQGPWSVSDDLTGSAFTDKANLGYAPVPAGSTGKALAPTGGHDLAVYQGSKSLDAAYLFTQFMTSSASQQQIALKNGTLPTRTSAYTAEVTANPEIAGFKPIMETARPRVALPQVGSLFTPLQQQYIKILQNQTSVQDGLDAAAKEFGKLLPDYSVQ